In the Lysinibacillus sp. PLM2 genome, one interval contains:
- a CDS encoding MFS transporter, which translates to MSTQKHNFVIILISNFIVSGSMTMIMPFLSLYIYTFGDFTESYVQTWAGLIFGATFVTAFIMSPIWGRVADKYGYKPIMIINGFGIATSIFLMGHVQNVEQFFILRLLMGIVTGFIPTSMAFISKHTPKNVAGKTLGTLQMGSVGGTLFGPIIGGILADQVGFNYTFLLTSITISIAAILIIISVHEPKVVQKKNNLLFSRKNILWTIFHHRLILNIMLVTSLIQVGNFSIQPLLSLYVSHLTSSQQIALLAGITFSAAGVGSLLFSRIFGRLADHLGYEKVLMVLLFVSFIIIIPQALVTSLWQLIVLRFLFGIFSGGLIPITTALIRREAPLQIQGEIMGYNQSFRFLGNIIGPLFGGFISGLATISMVFYSTGILFLIAAIIVFIIRKLPKQYMEDILKSHQEKL; encoded by the coding sequence ATGTCAACTCAAAAACATAATTTTGTCATTATCCTCATTTCAAACTTTATTGTTTCAGGTTCTATGACAATGATTATGCCCTTCTTGTCATTATATATCTATACTTTTGGAGACTTCACCGAAAGTTATGTACAGACATGGGCAGGTTTGATATTTGGTGCTACTTTTGTAACAGCTTTTATTATGTCTCCTATTTGGGGTAGGGTCGCTGATAAATATGGCTATAAGCCTATCATGATTATTAATGGTTTTGGTATTGCAACAAGTATTTTTCTAATGGGGCATGTCCAAAATGTTGAACAATTTTTTATTTTACGTTTATTAATGGGTATTGTAACTGGATTTATACCCACCTCTATGGCATTTATTAGTAAACATACGCCGAAGAATGTCGCTGGAAAGACACTCGGAACTCTTCAAATGGGTAGTGTGGGAGGCACTTTATTTGGGCCAATTATCGGAGGGATTTTGGCAGATCAGGTTGGCTTTAATTACACGTTCCTGTTAACCTCCATTACTATTTCGATTGCTGCAATCTTGATTATCATATCAGTCCATGAGCCAAAGGTTGTTCAAAAGAAAAACAATTTATTGTTTTCACGAAAAAATATACTCTGGACAATTTTTCATCATCGATTAATCTTAAATATAATGCTTGTTACTTCTTTAATCCAAGTTGGAAATTTCAGTATTCAGCCACTGCTTTCACTCTATGTATCTCATTTAACTAGTTCACAGCAAATTGCACTACTTGCAGGAATAACTTTTAGTGCGGCTGGGGTTGGTAGTTTATTATTTTCTCGGATCTTTGGACGCTTAGCAGATCATTTAGGCTACGAGAAAGTGTTGATGGTGCTACTTTTTGTTAGCTTCATTATAATTATTCCACAGGCGCTCGTTACTTCACTATGGCAGTTGATTGTTCTAAGATTTTTATTTGGTATATTTTCAGGAGGGCTTATTCCAATTACAACAGCTCTCATTCGTCGTGAAGCACCTCTTCAAATACAGGGAGAAATTATGGGCTATAATCAAAGCTTCCGTTTCTTAGGTAATATAATAGGACCCCTCTTTGGAGGATTTATCAGTGGTTTAGCCACTATTTCGATGGTCTTTTATTCAACGGGTATCTTATTCTTAATAGCTGCGATAATCGTTTTCATTATTCGGAAATTACCGAAACAATACATGGAAGACATATTAAAAAGTCATCAAGAAAAACTGTAG